TCGAGGTCATCAAGGAAGAGCGCCGCATGCGCACCGAAGACCAGCCGCGCTCCGCGCTGTTCGAGCAGTTGAATGCGGCCACCTTCACCTCGTCGCCCAATCGCCGTCCGGTGGTGGGCTGGATGAGCGATCTCGATTCGATGACGCCCAAGGATGTGCGCGACTTCCACAAGGCCTGGTACGTGCCGCAGAACGCCGCCGTGGTGATCGCGGGCGATGTGGATGTGGCCAAGGTCTACGATCTGGCGCAGCAGATCTACGGCGTGATTCCGCAGGGCGCGGTGCCCGAGCGCAAGCCGCGCACCGAACCCGCGCAGAAGGGCATTCGCCGCATCGATTTCAAGGCACCGGCCGATCAGGCATTTGTCGCCATGTCGTTTCGCGCGCCTAGTCTGCGCAACCTGGACAAGCTGACCGACGAGGACCGCGATGCGCTCTCGTTGCTGATGCTCTCGGCCGTGCTCAGCGGATATGACGGCGCGCGTCTGGATCGCGCATTGACGCAAGGCGCGGACCGCGTGGCCGACAGCGCGAGCAGCTCGGCGTCGATCATCGGTCGCGGCCCTGGCACCTTTCTGTTGATGGGCGTGCCCGCCAAGGGCAAGACCACCAAGCAGGTCGAAGAAGCCCTGCGCGCGCAGATCGCGCGTGTGGCCAAGGAGGGCGTGAGCGAATCGGAACTGGCGCGCGTGAAGGCGCAGTGGAACGCATCGACCGTGTACGAGCGCGATTCGCTGTTCGGCCAGGCCAACGACCTGGGCGGCAACTGGGCCGGGGGCTTCCCGCCCGATGCCGATGACCAGATTCTCAAACTGCTGCGCACTGTCACGCCGGAACACGTGAAGTCGGTGGCGCAGCGCTACTTTGGCGATGACCAGCTCAACGTCGGCACCTTGGTGCCGCAGCCGGTGGCCCCCGGTGCCAAGCGCCCCGCAGCCCAGCAGGGCGCGGGCGGCGAGCGCATGCATTGAACGCCAACGGCACAGAAACGGATTGAAGATATGTTGTTGAAAAAACTCAAGAAGACGAGCGTTCGCGTGGGTCTGCTGGGCGCGGGCATGGCCTTGTTCGCGCATTCTGCGTGGGCGCTGCTGCCCATCCAGCACTGGACCGAGGCGAGCGGCGCCCGCGTGTGGCTGGTCGAAAGCCCGGCGATTCCGATGGTGGATGTGCAGATCGATTTCGACGCCGGTGCGCGTCGCGATCCGGCGCAGCAGATCGGGCTGGCCAGCGCTGTGGCGGGCATGAGCTCCAAGGGCGTGCGAGCCGGATCTGGTGCTGGGGGCAAGGAAGCGGCACTCGATGAAAACGCGCTGGGCGAGGCCTGGGCTGATCTCGGTGCCAGCTTTGATGCCAGCGCCGAGCGAGACGGTTTTGTGTACTCGATGCGTTCGTTGACCGACCCCGAACTGCTCGCCAAGGCAACGAGTCTTGCAGCGCGCCAGATCGGCGAGCCGAGCTTTCCGCAGAACGTGTGGCAGCGCGAGCGTTCGCGTTGGGAAGCGGGCCTGAAGGAAGCCAACACCAAGCCCGGCACCGTGGCGAGCAAAGCCTTCGCGGCCGATGTGTACGGCAAGCATCCTTATGGTTATCAGACCACGCCCGAGTCGCTGCAACGCATCAACGCGAGCGATCTGCAGGCCTTTCACAAGCGCTATGTGCAAAGCTGCGGCGCGCGCGTGAGCATCGTTGGCGCGCTCAACAAGGAGCAGGCCCAGCAACTGGTGAGCAAGCTGCTCGCGCGCCTGCCCGCCAAGGCTGCGGGCGACTGCGCCAAGCTGCCGGACATCACGCCCGTGCAGCCGCTCACACAGGCCAAGCAAGAGACCATTCCATTCCAGTCCGCGCAGGCGCACGTGATCATCGGCCAGCCCGGCATCAAGCGCGACAACCCGGACTTTCTCGCCATCCTCGTGGGCAACCACATTCTGGGCGGCGGTGGCTTCACCTCGCGCCTGACGCAGGAGGTGCGCGAAAAGCGCGGCCTGAGCTACAGCGTGGGCAGCGGCTTCTCGCCGGGACTGGATGCGGGTGCGTTCGTGGTCGGTCTGCAGACGCGTCCCGATCAGGCTGCCGAAGCCGTGAAGGTCTCGCAGGACGTGGTGAAGAAATTCGTCGAAGAAGGCCCGACCGAGGAAGAACTGCGTGCCGCCAAGGACAACCTGATCGGCGGCTTTGCGCTGCGCATCGACAGCAACCGCAAACTGCTGGGCAACGTGGTGAACATCGCCTGGAACAACCTGCCGCTTGATTATCTGGAGCACTGGACGGACCGCGTCGAAGCGCTTTCTGTCAAGGACATTCGCGATGCGTTCCAACGCATGGTGCAACCCGATCGCATGGTCACCGTCGTCGTGGGAGGCAAGCAATGAGACCCCGTTCTACCATGTTGAGTGAAGCCGCCAAGAAGAAGGCAGCCGCCGCAAGCAAGCCCGCAGCACCGGCACGTGGCGCGGGCGAAGTGCGCATCGTGGGCGGCCAGTGGAAGCGCACGCGCTTGCCCGTGGCCGATCGTCCGGGCCTGCGCCCCACGCCCGACCGCGTGCGCGAGACGCTGTTCAACTGGCTGGGGCAGGACCTCACGGGCTGGCAATGTCTGGACGTGTTTGCGGGCACGGGCGCACTCGGTTTCGAGGCCGCGTCGCGCGGTGCCACACAGGTGTTGATGAACGAGGCCGACATGGGCCTGGTCACGCAGCTCAAGTCGATTGCCGCCAAGCTCAAGGCGGAGAACGTGCGTGTGCTGCGTGGGGATGGCGTCGCGGCGATCAAGCAATGCGCTGCGGGCAGCATGCATTTGCTGTTGCTGGATCCGCCGTTTGACAGTGCGTTGTTCAAGCCTGCTTTGGAAGCCGCCGCCAAGGCCGTGGCGGCTGACGGCTACATCTATCTGGAAGCACCACGCGAGTGGAGTGAGGAGGAGCTTGCCTTGCTGGGGTTGGGGCGGTATCGACACTTGAAGGCGGGGGCTGTGCATGCGCATCTTTTGCGCAGGGCGGGGTGATTTTTTCTTTGTCTTTGTTTGGGTGATGCTGGGTGGTTGCTTATGGAAGCCGGGTCTCGCCCCGGCGGGCGAGTAACTTTTTGCTTGCGCCAAAAAGTCACCAAAAATCGCTTTCAATACCTCCGGCGGAACTCGCGGCGTTCCTTCGTCACTCTGCTCGGGCAACCGCCGGAAATCAGTTTGGAAGAGGTGTGATTCGGCACTTTGCTTCGCTCGTGCTGTTTTCATCTCGCGACTTCGCGAGATGTGGCGCGGGGGTTGTGTGCGGTGTTTGGGTGGGGGCTTCTTGCTCCCTCTCCCGCTTGCGGGAGAGGGTTGGGGTGAGGGCTCTGCGCTCTCTGCTCTCCGCTTTTTTGCTGGCTATGCGGTCTGGTACATCGTCACCACGCAGGCGCCGCCCAATCCCAGGTTGTGTTGAAGTGCGATGCGTGCGCCGTCTACCTGTTTGTCGCCCGCGCTGCCGCGCAGTTGGTGGGTGAGTTCGTAGCATTGCGCAAGGCCCGTTGCGCCGAGCGGGTGACCTTTTGACAGCAGGCCGCCGGATGGGTTGGTCACGACGCGGCCGCCGAAGGTGTTGTCGCCTGCGTTGACGAAGGCTTCTGCGCCGCCTTCCGGGCACAGGCCCAGTGCTTCGTAGGTGATGACTTCGTTCTGTGCAAAGCAGTCGTGCAGTTCGACCACGTTCACGTCCGAGGGATCGACGCCGGTCTGTTCGTAGACTTGCTTTGCGGAGGCCTGCGACAGGCCGTAGCCGACCACTTTCATCATGTCGTTGCCTTGCAGGCTGTCGGGCGTGTCGGTGGTCATGGCCTGGGCGGTGATGCGCACGTCGGTGCGCAGGCCGTGTTTGCGCGCAAACGATTCGGACACGAGCACGGCCGCCGCTGCGCCGCAGGTGGGTGGGCAGGCCATGAGCCGTGTGAGCACGCCGGGCCAGAGCATGGGGGCGTTCATCACGTCTTCCGTGCTGAGTTCCTTGCGCAGCAGGGCGAGCGGGTTGCGGGCGGCGTGGCGGCTGGCTTTGGCGCGTACTTTGGCGAAGGTTTCGAGCGGCGTGCCGTAGCGGTCCATGTGGGCCTTGCCTGCGCCGCCAAAGTAGCGCAGCGCAAGCGGCAGTTCGGGCATGCCGACCAGTTCTTCGGCTTTGCGGTCGAAGGCGTCGAACGGGCTCGGGCGGTCATTGAACATCGTGCCGAGTGCGCCGGGTTTCATCTGCTCGAAGCCGAGCGCGAGCACGCAGTCCGCCGCGCCCGAGGCAATCGCCTGACGTGCAAGAAACAGCGCCGTCGATCCGGTCGAGCAGTTGTTGTTGACGTTGAAGACGGGAATACCCGTCATGCCCACGTCGTAGAGCGCGCGCTGGCCAGCGGTGGAGTCGCCGTAGACATAGCCGACATAGGCTTGCT
This genomic stretch from Diaphorobacter sp. HDW4B harbors:
- a CDS encoding pitrilysin family protein; the protein is MKQAISILGLLACAHVAAFADTSANPISTPGANASAAVKPEATTADGAQLFTLKNGMQLIVKPDKRAPTAVHMVWVRVGSVDEVDGTTGVAHALEHMMFKGTAKIAPGQFSKQVAALGGQENAFTTRDYTGYYQQIPSNRLKDVMELEADRFANNQWPDEEFKKEIEVIKEERRMRTEDQPRSALFEQLNAATFTSSPNRRPVVGWMSDLDSMTPKDVRDFHKAWYVPQNAAVVIAGDVDVAKVYDLAQQIYGVIPQGAVPERKPRTEPAQKGIRRIDFKAPADQAFVAMSFRAPSLRNLDKLTDEDRDALSLLMLSAVLSGYDGARLDRALTQGADRVADSASSSASIIGRGPGTFLLMGVPAKGKTTKQVEEALRAQIARVAKEGVSESELARVKAQWNASTVYERDSLFGQANDLGGNWAGGFPPDADDQILKLLRTVTPEHVKSVAQRYFGDDQLNVGTLVPQPVAPGAKRPAAQQGAGGERMH
- a CDS encoding M16 family metallopeptidase, with translation MKKLKKTSVRVGLLGAGMALFAHSAWALLPIQHWTEASGARVWLVESPAIPMVDVQIDFDAGARRDPAQQIGLASAVAGMSSKGVRAGSGAGGKEAALDENALGEAWADLGASFDASAERDGFVYSMRSLTDPELLAKATSLAARQIGEPSFPQNVWQRERSRWEAGLKEANTKPGTVASKAFAADVYGKHPYGYQTTPESLQRINASDLQAFHKRYVQSCGARVSIVGALNKEQAQQLVSKLLARLPAKAAGDCAKLPDITPVQPLTQAKQETIPFQSAQAHVIIGQPGIKRDNPDFLAILVGNHILGGGGFTSRLTQEVREKRGLSYSVGSGFSPGLDAGAFVVGLQTRPDQAAEAVKVSQDVVKKFVEEGPTEEELRAAKDNLIGGFALRIDSNRKLLGNVVNIAWNNLPLDYLEHWTDRVEALSVKDIRDAFQRMVQPDRMVTVVVGGKQ
- the rsmD gene encoding 16S rRNA (guanine(966)-N(2))-methyltransferase RsmD, encoding MLSEAAKKKAAAASKPAAPARGAGEVRIVGGQWKRTRLPVADRPGLRPTPDRVRETLFNWLGQDLTGWQCLDVFAGTGALGFEAASRGATQVLMNEADMGLVTQLKSIAAKLKAENVRVLRGDGVAAIKQCAAGSMHLLLLDPPFDSALFKPALEAAAKAVAADGYIYLEAPREWSEEELALLGLGRYRHLKAGAVHAHLLRRAG
- a CDS encoding lipid-transfer protein — translated: MSTAVCVAGVGMIAFTKPGSNEPYPAMAAEATRLALADAGIAYTGLQQAYVGYVYGDSTAGQRALYDVGMTGIPVFNVNNNCSTGSTALFLARQAIASGAADCVLALGFEQMKPGALGTMFNDRPSPFDAFDRKAEELVGMPELPLALRYFGGAGKAHMDRYGTPLETFAKVRAKASRHAARNPLALLRKELSTEDVMNAPMLWPGVLTRLMACPPTCGAAAAVLVSESFARKHGLRTDVRITAQAMTTDTPDSLQGNDMMKVVGYGLSQASAKQVYEQTGVDPSDVNVVELHDCFAQNEVITYEALGLCPEGGAEAFVNAGDNTFGGRVVTNPSGGLLSKGHPLGATGLAQCYELTHQLRGSAGDKQVDGARIALQHNLGLGGACVVTMYQTA